The segment CCGGGACGTAGACCATCTCCATCCCCGTGACAGGGTCGCGAAGGATCTCGCCGGCTCGCGGCGCAGCCGGGACGGGGGGCGGTTCGGGCGGCCGGGCCATCGCCAGCGGAGGAGGTGCTGGGGCCGCTTCGACCGTTCCCCGGGTAAAATAGAAGTCCCCCTCCAGTTGCGTCGTCTCCGCGGGGACCTGGCGGCCGTCGCTCCTTTGGCGCACCTCGCTGCGGACCCGTTTGAAGACGTCCTCGATCTTGAGGCCCGGCGCCTTCATCTGCCGGACCAGGGATTCGGTATAGAGGCCGTTCTTTCCCTTGCCGTCGTCAGCCGTCTCGCCGGGACCGGCGGCGTAGGCGATGATCGAGCCCACCGGCGCGTCCATCTTTGCCAGTCCCCGCCCCCCCGAGGAACGTTTCCAGCTGCGGGCGTAGGGGTTGTCCCGGCAAGCGTCGAGGATGACGATGTTCACGGGGTTCTTCGCCTCCTCCATCTTCGCCAGGACCAGGCCAGCGTTGACGGTGGCGAACTGGACCTCCCCCTCGTCATGGATCTGGGCGTCCACGGGAACGAGGTAGTTGCTGCCCTGGACCTGGAGTCCGTGGCCGGCGTAGTAGAAGAGGGCGACGCTGTCGCGGCGAATGGACTGGCCGAAGCGGACGATCGCCCGGCCCATCTCCTGGTAGGATAGGTCGGTCCGCTCCTCCACCGAAAACCCCAGGTCCCGAAGGGTGGCGGCGACGGCGCGGGCATCGTTGACGGGGTTGCGCAGGGCGCCCATCCGGTAGGCGCTATTGCCGATGACCAGGGCGATCCGGTGCTCTGCCATGGCTGCCTCCCTCGCCTTCACGTCGACGCTGCGTCTCTCGGTCGCCTGGGCGGAGAAAGGCGTCTGGGCCGTGGCTGGAGAAGCCGGGACCGACAGCAGCAGGAGCGCTGAAAGGAGAAAAAGCAAAAGAGGCTTCGGGAATCCGATCGGTTCGACGGGTCTGTTTCGCATCGTCACCGTCCCTGGAATCAAGAAGAGCGTTTTTTTAAATGGATAAGTCCGTATAACCCATTAATACATGCA is part of the Syntrophorhabdaceae bacterium genome and harbors:
- a CDS encoding SUMF1/EgtB/PvdO family nonheme iron enzyme, whose translation is MRNRPVEPIGFPKPLLLFLLSALLLLSVPASPATAQTPFSAQATERRSVDVKAREAAMAEHRIALVIGNSAYRMGALRNPVNDARAVAATLRDLGFSVEERTDLSYQEMGRAIVRFGQSIRRDSVALFYYAGHGLQVQGSNYLVPVDAQIHDEGEVQFATVNAGLVLAKMEEAKNPVNIVILDACRDNPYARSWKRSSGGRGLAKMDAPVGSIIAYAAGPGETADDGKGKNGLYTESLVRQMKAPGLKIEDVFKRVRSEVRQRSDGRQVPAETTQLEGDFYFTRGTVEAAPAPPPLAMARPPEPPPVPAAPRAGEILRDPVTGMEMVYVPGGCYRMGDTFGDGNSSEKPVHEVCVSDFYIGKYEVTQGQWRQIMGYNPSHFSSCGDNCPVENVSWNDAQNFADKLNNRTGKQYRLPTEAEWEYAAQSGGKSEKWAGTSSESSLRDYAWYDANSEDKTHPVGQKKPNVLGLHDMSGNVWEWCSDGWEMDYYKNSPRDNPKGPADGSHRFFRGGSWSHRAADARASFRYFVRPETRNVNLGFRLVLPLGQ